The segment CACGGCTCAGGTGCTTCATTGTGGAGCTTCCACAAGAAGCAAGTCAACAAGGCCACGCCACCGAAAAGCACGAGCAGGTACATGCAGAGCAGCGGCCAGCGGCGGCGATACAACCAGTGAGCCAGCGGGCGAGGCCTCCACGAGGATCCACACCTGAGGAGAGCAGTCAGTCAGTGTCCAGAGGAGAAATCATCACTCTCGTCTTTTCAAACTTAGCTTGACTTACGTGCTCATGGAAAGCCGTCGGTAAATATTTGAACTCTTCTTATCCTTGTCGGCTTTTTTCTTTGATAATGCAGATTTGCCCTTGTGTCTCTGGCGCAGAGTATCCAGAGGGAAACTGCAACCAAGACCGCTCCGTTACAGTTTCATTACACCCCAGTACAGTGGCAATGCAGTGTGACAAACAGAACAAGTATATGCTTTTCATCCTGGTGTTAAATGTATAAAGTGTCTTTTAGTCACAGTTTCCTCGGGGCTGATTGACCCGCCCAAGGCCTGAGAGCCCTTGTTTGAGAGCTGTTGAAGTCGTTACCTGACACATGATTTTGCATTATTGTGAACTAAAGCACCAACAATTCACATAGAAACTATGTGTTCACTTTGTAACTTGTCCTAATTCAATTATGCGTTGATGCTTCTCGTAAAGCCgtaactaataaataataatatgaaacaATTCATCTTTTTCACAGCAGGAAGAGTGCAGGTGCTTCTACTGACTTGAATGATGGCTGGTAACTAAGGCTATTAATAATACCCTTGTTAAAAAAGAGCGCGCTTCAGCAGAGTCGATGTTTACTGCTGGCTTCAGCATTGTATGGTGTTTCTGCTATTTCATTCATGAACAGTGATTCcatactttttgttgtttttgttactgCAGGTTGTCCGTAACTTTCTGGTGGCCAGTTGTTTTGATGGGATGCACTCGGGGCTGGGCGGGGGCGGTGGAAGAAGCTCAACAGCTGGAGCTTCTGACAGAGTTTCTTCTTGATCCAGTTGTCTGAAACATAGAAAAGGGAAATCAGGCGATGCACATTTGCTGATGACTTGGCCCGGATACAAAGCATAAAGCATATAACCTGTCATCCACAGGGAGGCTGTCATCCCTGGTCATGGCAGAGCAGCTGGACTCAGAGTTcagggggggaggagacgagCAGGTGAGGAAGGAATCTCTTCCAGGAGGAGCTTGTCTTTTCTCGTCTCGTTTTATCTTCTCCTGTGGAGGCGAAGGCACTCGACTCATTTGAGTTTCTGGATGATAACAATTGTAAACGAATTTCACTAAAGAAACCTCCTTACCTGGATGTGGCTGGGAATTAGTGTTATGCTGACTCTGCGACGACTGCCACTGTTCTGAaagaacagaaataaaaaacaagttggAGGCCTGAAAAGGAAAGTGTTCCCATATCAGACGGTACAATAAGCCGAATAGCTGCATACCGGCTGAgagtttttctttctgctgtcACTTTCCTCCGGATCTAGAACGAGAAATTCAGTCAAATGTTGCATGTGACGACCGAGCAGGACAAACACCACGAGACAGCGCATCAGAGACCTGGCGATGCTCGGGGGTCGGCGGCGGTTTTGTTGGAGTTCTGCTGCTGGATCGTCTTCTTAacctcctccagctctgccACGTTTCTGTCATGTTGTCTCCTCAGGTTCTCCACATGAGCCACCATGAGCTTGACTGCTCGACTCACTCGAGCCTCCTTTCATGgacagaaaaactaaaatatcaaccctaacccaaccaaCACGTGTGACATTAATTTGCTTTCATGTCAGTACATACATTATAATGTGTTACAGATCAATATTATAAGAAACTGTAATGCATAAAAAGGGTGATTCTTCCCTCTGAAACGGCTTAAAAAGTTGAAAGTGTTCCAGAAAGAACAtaagaaatgtctttaatcCTTCTGTGACCCCTCACAGCTATTCTAGGGGCCTTTTTTGTGGCCCCCGACCCACAGGTGGCACTGAGCCATCCAGCACCTGGTGCACAGCGCCGAGCACCTCCGCTGTGTTGGAGATGCGTTCCACAGTCCCACCGAGGATGTCCAGAGACAGCTCCAGCCTCTGCAGGATGTTACTGCGCATACTGTCCAGACACAGGCCCTTCAGcatctgaaaacacacacacagacacacacgtgcaccTGCTCCATGGTAGCGTCACTAAAGCGTATTTCACATCATCAATCAGTCACTGCACCTCCAGCGTCTCCCTGCCTCTGATCAGCTCCACCTGGATGTTCTCCTCAGCCAGGTTGCGGGCGTGCTCCTCCGCCTGCAGCCTCTGTTTCAGGGTGTACTGATCACAGCGGGAGGCCAGGGCGATCTGGGAGAAGGCCGTCTGGGAGCCACAACATTCATCTTACATTGCAGATCTTATGGCGGGTTTTAAGCTTGATTCTTTATGGTTGAAATTATAATAACATTTGAATTGATACATTTTTATCTGCTAcctagatatttatatatatttagcactAAATCAAGAAGTGAATTCTTTCAAATCCAGAGACAGACAAGGTGAACATTACAACTTTCTGTTCATACAGGCCTTTAACACAGGAGGACTGCCCCATCTTCACTTACATTGAGAGCTTTAGGAAGAGATCTATTAATAGGACGAATTATTATAACAAGCGCACAATAGGCGCACAATTGTTCATGTCTGTCTTCAAAAAAATAGCCAGCTGCCCATATGAACATTGAAACATTCTTGGTTGTTGTAATCATTCCTCCTGTTCATACAGACCTTTAACACAGGAGGACTGCCCATCTTCACTTACATTGAAAGAGCGTTAGGAAGAGATCTATTAATAGGACGAATTATTATAACAAGCAAAACTGTTCACTTGAAAAATGGTAAACCTATCATCTAAAAGcaacatacaaacatgcacacatgtaacaTATGAAGTACATAGAAATGCACATGTAGACTAatagaggaaaaaaacagcacGTAACCATGGAGACCGTACCTCCAAATCTTTCTCTGTCAGCTCCATACTGTCAGAAAACATTGATGAAAAGGCAGATGAACTGGTGTTAATAAGGTATACTACGTTATGTGGCAGATAAATATCCTGCTGGGTCACCTGTTGAGGCCGACACGCTCGATGATGGACAGCTCGTTCCCGCTTGTGATTGGCAGCTCCTCCTGACTAGTTTCTGTTGAGACACAACCCAGTTTAAATGCACAGCCATGATACTGGTTCCTGGACTTTTATGTTGCAGCCGTTACCTTCGTCGCTGTCCTCACTGTCCGGCATGGTGGACGGGTTGTAGCCGTTTGCCTCTGCATCAGGCTGAAACTAGTTCAGAAATAGATTAGTAATACAGATCTATTACTGAAAGATACAatcattacatttaaagtgGTAATCAGGTGGGACAGCTGGTAGATTATTGACTCACCTGAGCGGTCATCACTAAATCCACTTTTGTCTTCTCAAGAACAATCCAATTGTCTTCCTCAGGTTAGAAACAGATTACACCATTTAAATCCTCTTCACTGTCAACTCTGGATGTTTCATTGTCGCTGGgaacacaaatgtgtttgtttctgtccgTGCTGGGTTCACGTCTTCCGTGGTCTTTCTCCTGTACTGAGAATAGATAATCCCATTAAGAGATCCAGTCAAACCAGAGCAGGACGACTGCCCCAAGAGGCTCATGGGTAGCCGTGGCTGTACCcgtttctgtttttatatttggtAAATAAATGCTGTTGTCCCGAGTGATGAATCAAGGATATTGCTTCCCATGCGTCTCCGTGGCCATTGAATAAGGAAATATGAGTCCCTACTATAAACTTCACTGAAGAAGTTTCCAACTATTCTTAAATTGAACCCTTACTGAAGACAACAGTGTACAAGACCCACTTTATTTCCcatttgttttacatatttaaaaaaactgactTTTTCTTCTAGTCAtagtatattttttatatgtaCTCAATATAGTGCAGTAGTTAATGCGTCGCCCGGTCGATTCAGGACATTGGCAATTACTAATCTCCCAAAAAgtcactttttaaaacatttaaattggaAGGATAACTCAAGTGTTAAAGCATGGAGGAAACTGACCATCACATTAACTAGAGACGGCTGATCAGAGGCGCAGTAGCATTGAGCCCCaaaaaacatctgtaaaaaGATGTCCCATGGGAAATTATTCAGTAgcaataaatgtatatttaaacgTAATTTAGACATCAATGAACACACTACTGATGAGGCAAATAGAACTAGAACAGCTTCTTTGTTTGGCAGTACATAATAttcttttatacatttaaaatataaacactgtagttttattgtttagaccagtggttcccaaactttttctgtcaagaccccctttgatgatataggaacagctctcgctctcgctggttttgccacagtcggtctgtgacatgagccgctctggtggcgtggttggaacacagtgcatgtcacgtcggttattttatattgttttaccggtgtatgtgtgcgtctgtgtgtgtgggttggtgatgaagccgcgacccccctgtagtaccaccgcgccccccctaggggtcgcgacccccactttgggaaccactgctttaGACTGAACTATGGACCAGTAGTGCTGGTGAAGTCGTTGAAATGTTGTTACCTGAAACTC is part of the Cyclopterus lumpus isolate fCycLum1 chromosome 7, fCycLum1.pri, whole genome shotgun sequence genome and harbors:
- the LOC117733788 gene encoding uncharacterized protein LOC117733788; this translates as MRCLVVFVLLGRHMQHLTEFLVLDPEESDSRKKNSQPNSGSRRRVSITLIPSHIQEKIKRDEKRQAPPGRDSFLTCSSPPPLNSESSCSAMTRDDSLPVDDRQLDQEETLSEAPAVELLPPPPPSPECIPSKQLATRKLRTTCSNKNNKNFPLDTLRQRHKGKSALSKKKADKDKKSSNIYRRLSMSTCGSSWRPRPLAHWLYRRRWPLLCMYLLVLFGGVALLTCFLWKLHNEAPEP